One region of Oryza sativa Japonica Group chromosome 5, ASM3414082v1 genomic DNA includes:
- the LOC4339509 gene encoding uncharacterized protein — protein sequence MENGDETFASPTAGGGGGEFEQPLTNGGGGGGGGGVYPAAKAYDAGELDALREAKRDLEDKLAAVEHENRFLGAEAYRLEGIVSQAREDIATAEHAIAASEGEAALLRDEVKRVKELLAAEKSNHEAERRRAADLDAELKGVQKEVAALEEEIKALKASAAAADAEDEDEAAAPATPSKEAEVGYHGLMAAAAAGAAATAVVAVVILHLKR from the coding sequence ATGGAGAATGGAGACGAGACGTTCGCTTcccccaccgccggcggcggcggcggcgagttcgAGCAGCCGCTGACCaacggcgggggaggaggagggggcggagggGTGTACCCCGCCGCCAAGGCCTACGACGCGGGCGAGTTGGACGCGCTCCGCGAGGCGAAGCGCGACCTGGAGGACAAGCTCGCCGCCGTGGAGCACGAGAACCGGTTCCTCGGCGCGGAGGCGTACCGCCTCGAGGGGATCGTGTCGCAGGCCAGGGAGGACATCGCCACCGCCGagcacgccatcgccgcctccgaGGGGGAGGCCGCCTTGCTCCGCGACGAGGTCAAGCGCGTGAAggagctcctcgccgccgagaAGTCCAACCACGAGGCCGAGCGGCGCAGGGCCGCGGACCTCGACGCCGAGCTGAAGGGCGTGCAGAAGGAGGTGGCGGCCCTCGAGGAGGAGATCAAGGCCCTGAaggcatccgccgccgccgccgatgcagaggatgaggatgaggcTGCTGCTCCCGCGACGCCATCTAAGGAAGCGGAGGTAGGTTATCACGGGCTGATGGCAGCTGCCGCCGCTggagccgccgccacggccgtcgTTGCGGTGGTCATCCTTCACCTGAAGAGGTAA
- the LOC4339511 gene encoding ABC transporter B family member 4 — protein MAARGSEGGEEAEVEGKAGLHRLFRYADGVDALLMAAGAAGAAASGAAQPLMNLVFGEVVDAFGSGSRDDVLHRVSKVCLKFFYLAIGSWFACFLQVACWMITGERQAARIRGLYLEAVLRQDIAFFEKEMTTGQVVERMSGDTILIQDAIGEKVGKFIQLTATFVGGFVVSFAKGWLLSCVMLSSIPPIIIAGATMSWTISKLSTHGQSKYNEAGNVVEQTIGAIRTVASFNGENRAIALYNKYIHSAYVSAVQESTATGLGFGFIMFMLFCTYGLAAWYGAKLIIDKGYEGGQVVTVWMAFMTGAMSLGEATPCMSAFASGQAAGYRMMQTIERMPTINSSGTDGAVLENIKGDIELRNVYFSYPSRPDQLIFDGFSLHVLNGITMAIVGESGSGKSTVINLVERFYDPQAGEVLIDGVNIKTLRLRWIREKIGLVSQEPLLFATSIRENIVYGREDATTEEIMAATELANAAKFIENLPNGLDTMVGEHGAQLSGGQKQRIAIARAILKNPKILLLDEATSALDMESERVVQEALNRIMQDKTTIVVAHRLSTIKDADIISVVQHGRVVEQGTHTELLKDPSGAYSQLIQLQGATEELHKSGVGYQRSISTVRSVMSISKSRGRNASFKRSLSRGTSFGSTSVHLTTAAGMIVPESMHTEVPSKVLDDNEEHKKVPLCRLISLNKPEIPVLLLGTAAAVVAGVLFPMLGLLISSSIKSFYEPPHQLKKDARFWTLMYVAAGIVSLVSLPMENFLFGVAGGKLVERIRSLSFKRIVHQEVSWFDNPSNASGTIGARLSVDASNIRRLVGDSLALIVRSSVTIIAGFIIAMVANWRLALVATVVLPLGGLQGFFQIKFLEGFSADAKVKYEEATQVAHDAVSSIRTVASFCAENRIMKAYYKKCEAPVRQGIRQGIVSGLGFGISFFVLYSTYALCFYVGAKFMLDGKATFTEIFRVFFALLMATIGVSQTSAMGSDSAKAKASASSIFAMIDRESKIDSSSDDGMVLANVAGELELHHVCFSYPSRPDIQIFRNLSLRIPSGKMVALVGESGCGKSTVIALLERFYDPDSGTVTLDGVDIKNLKVGFLRQQMGLVSQEPVLFNDTVRANIAYGKEGDATEEEIVAAARAANAHQFISALPGGYDTCAGERGVQLSGGQKQRVAIARAILKDPRILLLDEATSALDAESERAVQAALESVMVGRTTVVVAHRLSTIRGADVIAVLRDGEVVATGRHVELMAKKDGVYASLVELRMSSERAGDSKPS, from the exons aTGGCCGCGCGAGGCagcgagggaggggaggaggcggaggtggaggggaaggCGGGGCTGCACCGGCTGTTCAGGTACGCGGACGGGGTGGACGCGCTGCtcatggcggccggcgcggcaggggcggcCGCGAGCGGCGCTGCGCAGCCGCTCATGAACCTCGTCTtcggcgaggtcgtcgacgccTTCGGCTCCGGCTCCCGCGACGACGTCCTCCACCGCGTCTCCAAG GTGTGCCTGAAGTTCTTCTATTTGGCTATTGGATCATGGTTTGCTTGCTTCCTCC AGGTTGCATGTTGGATGATTACTGGTGAAAGACAAGCTGCCCGCATACGAGGGCTATATCTTGAAGCTGTATTGAGGCAAGATATTGCATTTTTTGAAAAGGAGATGACAACTGGACAAGTAGTTGAGAGGATGTCTGGAGATACAATACTCATCCAGGATGCAATTGGTGAAAAG GTTGGGAAGTTTATACAACTCACTGCTACATTTGTGGGGGGTTTCGTAGTTTCTTTCGCTAAAGGATGGCTTTTATCATGTGTCATGCTCTCAAGTATTCCTCCTATAATAATCGCTGGAGCAACTATGTCATGGACTATATCAAAGCTGTCAACTCATGGTCAATCCAAGTATAATGAAGCAGGGAATGTTGTTGAACAGACGATTGGAGCTATCAGAACG GTTGCTTCATTCAATGGTGAGAACCGAGCCATTGCACTATACAACAAATACATTCACAGTGCATATGTCTCTGCTGTTCAAGAAAGCACTGCAACTGGCCTGGGCTTTggttttattatgtttatgcTGTTTTGCACGTATGGTCTAGCAGCATGGTATGGGGCGAAATTGATTATCGATAAAGGATATGAAGGAGGGCAAGTTGTCACTGTCTGGATGGCATTCATGACTGGTGCAAT GTCACTGGGTGAGGCAACGCCGTGTATGTCTGCTTTTGCTTCTGGGCAGGCTGCTGGTTATAGAATGATGCAAACAATCGAACGAATGCCAACAATTAATTCTAGTGGAACAGATGGTGCCGTATTAGAGAACATCAAAGGTGACATAGAGCTGAGGAATGTGTACTTCAGCTATCCATCCAGGCCTGACCAGTTGATATTTGATGGGTTTTCGTTACATGTCTTGAATGGCATAACTATGGCTATAGTAGGGGAGAGTGGCAGCGGAAAGTCAACGGTGATTAATCTTGTCGAGAGATTCTATGATCCACAGGCTGGTGAAGTTTTGATTGATGGTGTTAACATAAAGACTCTGAGGCTTAGGTGGATTAGGGAAAAGATCGGCCTTGTCAGTCAGGAACCACTGCTGTTTGCCACTAGTATCCGAGAGAACATTGTCTACGGAAGAGAAGATGCAACGACTGAGGAGATAATGGCTGCAACAGAGCTTGCTAATGCAGCGAAGTTCATTGAGAATCTACCTAAT GGCCTGGACACAATGGTTGGTGAACATGGAGCTCAGCTATCTGGAGGGCAAAAGCAAAGAATTGCTATCGCAAGAGCGATCCTTAAAAATCCCAAAATCTTGCTGCTTGATGAAGCAACTAGTGCACTAGACATGGAATCTGAGCGAGTGGTTCAAGAGGCCCTTAATAGAATTATGCAAGACAAGACCACGATTGTAGTAGCTCATCGGCTGAGCACCATAAAAGATGCTGACATTATATCAGTCGTGCAGCATGGAAGAGTAGTTGAACAAG GCACGCATACTGAACTACTCAAGGACCCAAGTGGTGCATATTCTCAACTTATACAACTGCAGGGTGCAACTGAAGAACTGCATAAATCTGGTGTCGGTTATCAAAGGTCTATTTCAACTGTCCGAAGTGTCATGTCCATTAGCAAATCTAGAGGCCGCAATGCATCATTTAAGAGATCATTAAGTCGAGGAACTTCATTTGGGAGTACTAGTGTGCATTTAACCACAGCAGCTGGTATGATAGTCCCTGAGAGCATGCATACTGAGGTACCATCCAAGGTATTAGATGACAATGAAGAGCACAAGAAGGTGCCCCTCTGTCGACTTATATCTCTTAACAAACCAGAGATACCAGTTCTTCTATTAGGTACAGCTGCTGCAGTTGTAGCAGGTGTTCTCTTCCCAATGTTAGGTTTGCTGATCTCCAGTTCCATAAAATCGTTCTATGAGCCACCACATCAACTTAAGAAAGATGCACGGTTCTGGACATTGATGTATGTAGCAGCTGGAATTGTTTCCCTTGTTTCCTTGCCAATGGAAAATTTCCTATTTGGAGTGGCTGGTGGGAAATTGGTGGAGCGCATTCGTTCTTTATCTTTTAAAAGAATTGTTCATCAAGAAGTCAGTTGGTTTGATAATCCCTCAAATGCAAG TGGAACAATTGGTGCGAGGCTATCTGTTGATGCTTCAAATATTCGGCGTCTTGTAGGAGACTCGTTAGCGTTGATTGTTCGAAGCTCTGTTACAATTATTGCTGGATTTATCATTGCAATGGTTGCAAACTGGAGGCTTGCCCTTGTTGCCACGGTTGTGCTTCCTTTGGGAGGTCTCCAGGGGTTCTTCCAGATAAAGTTTTTGGAGGGATTCAGTGCAGATGCTAAG GTAAAGTATGAAGAAGCAACTCAAGTAGCACATGATGCTGTCAGTAGCATACGGACTGTCGCTTCGTTCTGTGCGGAGAATAGGATAATGAAGGCTTACTACAAAAAATGTGAAGCTCCGGTGCGACAGGGGATACGTCAAGGGATTGTCAGTGGCTTGGGTTTCGGCATATCATTCTTTGTGCTCTATTCTACATATGCCCTTTGTTTCTATGTAGGAGCCAAGTTCATGCTTGATGGCAAGGCCACATTCACTGAAATATTCAGG GTGTTCTTTGCTTTGCTCATGGCAACCATAGGAGTTTCCCAGACAAGTGCGATGGGTTCAGATTCTgccaaggccaaggcgtcggcATCCTCAATATTTGCCATGATTGACCGTGAATCGAAGATCGACTCGAGCAGTGATGACGGCATGGTCTTAGCTAATGTGGCTGGTGAGCTCGAACTCCACCACGTCTGTTTCTCATACCCATCACGCCCAGACATACAAATATTCAGAAATCTGTCACTGAGAATACCATCAGGAAAG ATGGTTGCCCTTGTCGGAGAGAGCGGCTGTGGCAAATCAACCGTGATAGCACTACTGGAAAGATTTTACGACCCTGATTCAGGAACAGTGACACTAGACGGCGTCGACATCAAGAACCTCAAAGTCGGGTTTCTGCGGCAGCAGATGGGGCTGGTGAGCCAAGAGCCCGTCCTGTTCAACGACACGGTCCGCGCCAACATCGCCTACGGCAAGGAAGGCGACGCCACGGAGGAGgagatcgtcgccgccgcgagggCCGCGAACGCGCACCAGTTCATCTCGGCGCTGCCCGGGGGCTACGACACCTGCGCCGGCGAGAGGGGCGTCCAGCTCTCCGGCGGGCAGAAGCAGCGCGTGGCCATCGCGAGGGCCATCCTCAAGGACCCCaggatcctcctcctcgacgaggCGACGAGCGCGCTGGACGCCGAGTCGGAGCGCGCCGTCCAGGCGGCGCTGGAGTCGGTGATGGTCGGCCGGACGACGGTCGTGGTGGCTCACCGGCTGTCGACGATCAGGGGCGCCGACGTGATCGCCGTCCTCAGGGACGGCGAGGTCGTGGCCACGGGGAGGCACGTGGAGCTGATGGCGAAGAAGGATGGCGTGTACGCTTCGTTGGTGGAGCTCCGCATGAGCTCCGAACGCGCCGGTGACTCCAAGCCCTCGTGA
- the LOC4339510 gene encoding transcription initiation factor IIB-like: MHDAAANDGAYCPDCRRATAVVLDHTTGDTICTECALVLDARYIDETSEWRTFANDGASDDRDPNRVGDRADPFLPDHVGGTTIAYSSAPPKSADAAPLLTRRRVDVVGPSPENALVAAFRGIADMADRLGLVATIRDRAKEVFKKLGEAPTKGLPRGRNRDAVYAACLFIACRNEGMPRTYKELASVTAEGAAAKKEIGRLTTLIKKHLGDQGEGRAMDIGVVRSTDYLRRFCSRLGLGHQDVRAAGDAVRRLEERLDVRRNPESIAAAIIYMVVQRAGGSKSVRDVSTATGVAEGTITAAHKELAPHASVLFGG, from the coding sequence AtgcacgacgcggcggcgaacgACGGGGCCTACTGCCCGGACTGCCGGCGCGCGACGGCGGTGGTGCTCGACCACACCACCGGCGACACCATCTGCACCGAGTGCGCGCTCGTCCTCGACGCGCGCTACATCGACGAGACGTCCGAGTGGCGCACCTTCGCCAACGACGGCGCCAGCGACGACCGCGACCCCAACCGCGTCGGCGACCGCGCCGACCCCTTCCTCCCCGACCACGTCGGCGGCACCACCATCGCCTACTCCTCCGCCCCGCCCAagtccgccgacgccgccccgcTGCTGACGAGGAGGAGGGTCGACGTCGTCGGCCCGTCCCCGGAGAACGCGCTCGTCGCCGCGTTCAGGGGCATCGCCGACATGGCCGACCGcctcggcctcgtcgccaccatcCGCGACCGCGCCAAGGAGGTGTTCAAGAAGCTCGGCGAGGCGCCCACCAAGGGGTTACCGCGCGGCCGGAACCGCGACGCCGTCTACGCCGCCTGCCTCTTCATCGCGTGCCGCAACGAGGGGATGCCGCGGACGTACAAGGAGCtcgcctccgtcaccgccgagggcgccgccgccaagaagGAGATCGGCAGGCTCACCACCCTCATCAAGAAGCACCTCGGCGACCAGGGCGAGGGGCGGGCGATGGACATCGGCGTCGTGCGCTCCACCGACTACCTCCGCCGCTTCTGCTCCAGGCTCGGCCTGGGCCACCAGGACGTGCGCGCCGCCGGGGACGCGGTGCGCCGCCTCGAGGAGCGCCTCGACGTGCGCCGCAACCCGgagtccatcgccgccgccatcatctaCATGGTCGTGCAGCGCGCCGGCGGCAGCAAGTCCGTGCGCGACGTCTCCACGGCCACCGGCGTCGCCGAGGGCACCATCACGGCGGCGCACAAGGAGCTGGCTCCCCACGCCAGCGTCCTCTTCGGTGGCTAG
- the LOC9269971 gene encoding uncharacterized protein, with protein MADPELEAIRQRRMQELMAQHGAANPQNAGQQKAQEDAKQEAEERRQMMLAQILSSEARERLSRIALVKPDKARGVEDVLLRAAQSGGISEKVSEERLISLLEQINTHTSKQTKVTIQRRRSVLDDDD; from the exons ATG GCTGACCCAGAGTTGGAAGCTATCAGGCAGAGGAGAATGCAAGAGCTAATGGCACAGCATGGTGCG GCAAATCCGCAAAATGCTGGGCAACAAAAAGCTCAAGAAGATGCAAAGCA GGAAGCTGAGGAACGGCGGCAGATGATGCTTGCTCAGATTTTATCTTCTGAAGCTAGAGAAAGGC TCTCCCGCATAGCTTTGGTCAAACCTGATAAAGCAAGAGGGGTGGAGGATGTTCTTCTGAGAGCTGCTCAGTCCGGTGGAATATCTGAAAAG GTGTCTGAAGAAAGGCTTATCTCACTTCTGGAGCAAATCAATACCCACACTAGCAAACAGACGAAAGTTACG ATTCAGAGGCGCCGGAGCGTCCTTGACGATGATGACTAG
- the LOC107275736 gene encoding LOW QUALITY PROTEIN: ABC transporter B family member 11 (The sequence of the model RefSeq protein was modified relative to this genomic sequence to represent the inferred CDS: substituted 1 base at 1 genomic stop codon) translates to MAFFDKEMTTGQVISSISTDTTLIQGATGEKVGKFLQLVTTFPGGFVLAFLKGWLLTLVMLSTIPPFIFAAGIVSKMLAKISNEGLASYSKAGDIVEQTVGSIRTVVSFNGEKKAIGLYNDLIKKAYKGAVKEGALGDATPCTAAFEEGRIAAYRLFKVIKRKPEIDYDDTSGIVLEDIKGDIELKDVFFSYPSRSEQLIFDGFSMCVSNGTTMAIVGESGSGKSTVINLVERFYDPQAGEVLIDGMNIKSLRLEWIRGKIGLVNQEPILFMTSIKDNILYGKENATLEEIKRAAELANAARFIESMPNGYDTLVGQRGAQLSGGQKQRIAIARAILKNPKILLLDEATSALDLESERIVQDALNQIMVGRTTLVVAHRLSTVRNAHCISVVHKGKIAEQGHHDELVKDPNGAYSQLIRLQEAQQAIDPHLDGPLNKRSQSLKRSLSRNSAGSSSHSLNLPFSLRGATELLEYDGADGENRNLKNDGKLPKKGSMGRLISLNKPEIAILLFGSLAAAIDGAVFPMIGLVLASAVKVFYESPDKREKDATFWGLLCVGMGAIAMISKLANILLFAIAGGKLIKRIRALTFRSIVHQEVSWFDHPANSRXVNHMFIISLESNIQDTNCVICYSGALGGKLCVDALNVRRLVGDNLALLVQCTATLVCGILIAMIADWKLSLIILFVIPLIGLQGYAQVRFLQGFSQDAKIMYEEASQVATDAVGSIRTVASYCAEKKVMTKYNQKCQASRYQGIRTGIVGGLGFGFSNMMLFMTSALCYYVGAKFVSQGNSTFGDVFKAFFSLVVAMLGVSSTAAMASDSSKAKDSASSIFAILDRKSQIDSSSNEGLTLELVKGDIEFTHISFRYPSRPDVQIFSDFTLSIPSGKTVALVGQSGSGKSTAIALLERFYDPDSGVILLDGVEIKKLEISWLRDQMGLVSQEPVLFNDTIRANIAYGKNEEVTEEEIVAAAKAANAHEFISSMPEGYSTSVGERGTQLSGGQKQRIAIARAIVKDPRILLLDEATSALDAESERIVQDALDHVMVGRTTVVVAHRLSTIQGADIIAVLKDGAIVEKGRHEALMGIASGAYASLVELRHNVT, encoded by the exons ATGGCATTCTTTGACAAGGAAATGACAACTGGACAAGTTATCTCCAGTATCTCTACTGACACTACACTAATTCAAGGTGCTACTGGTGAGAAG GTTGGGAAGTTTCTACAGCTTGTTACCACTTTCCCTGGTGGTTTTGTGCTTGCGTTCCTCAAAGGCTGGCTTCTCACTCTCGTCATGCTTTCTACCATACCACCTTTTATCTTTGCTGCCGGAATTGTCTCAAAGATGTTAGCCAAAATATCTAACGAGGGCCTAGCATCATACAGCAAGGCAGGGGACATTGTTGAACAAACAGTTGGATCTATAAGAACG GTGGTATCCTTCAATGGTGAAAAGAAAGCCATTGGCCTCTACAACGATCTGATAAAGAAAGCATACAAGGGTGCGGTCAAGGAAGG AGCTTTAGGTGATGCGACCCCCTGTACTGCTGcctttgaagaaggaagaattgCTGCTTACAGATTGTTTAAAGTAATCAAGAGGAAACCAGAGATTGACTATGATGATACTAGCGGGATTGTGTTAGAAGATATCAAGGGTGACATAGAGCTAAAGGATGTATTCTTCAGTTACCCGAGCAGGTCGGAGCAATTGATATTTGATGGATTTTCGATGTGTGTATCAAATGGAACAACAATGGCCATAGTAGGGGAGAGTGGTAGCGGCAAATCAACTGTGATAAATCTAGTTGAGAGATTTTACGATCCACAGGCTGGTGAGGTTTTGATTGATGGAATGAACATCAAGAGCTTGAGGCTGGAGTGGATACGAGGGAAGATTGGCCTTGTTAACCAGGAACCAATACTCTTCATGACATCTATCAAGGACAATATACTTTATGGCAAAGAGAATGCAACACTTGAAGAAATTAAGAGAGCAGCTGAGCTTGCCAATGCAGCAAGATTCATTGAGAGCATGCCTAAT GGTTACGATACATTAGTTGGACAGCGTGGCGCTCAGCTTTCAGGGGGGCAGAAGCAAAGGATAGCAATTGCCAGAGCCATACTTAAAAACCCCAAAATCCTTTTGCTTGATGAAGCCACTAGTGCATTGGATTTGGAGTCTGAGAGGATAGTCCAAGACGCACTGAATCAGATCATGGTTGGAAGGACCACCCTTGTTGTGGCACACCGTTTGAGCACTGTGAGAAATGCCCACTGCATCTCAGTTGTACATAAAGGAAAAATCGCAGAACAAG GACATCATGATGAATTGGTTAAGGATCCTAACGGGGCATACTCTCAACTTATTCGGCTACAAGAGGCGCAACAGGCAATCGACCCCCACTTAGATGGTCCATTAAATAAAAGGAGCCAGTCACTCAAACGCTCATTAAGTAGAAATTCAGCTGGGAGCAGCTCCCATTCTTTAAACCTCCCCTTCAGCTTGCGTGGGGCCACTGAATTACTAGAGTATGATGGTGCAGACGGTGAGAATCGCAATTTGAAAAATGATGGAAAGTTACCCAAAAAAGGATCCATGGGTCGCCTAATTAGCCTAAACAAACCAGAAATCGCAATTCTTCTGTTTGGTTCTCTTGCAGCAGCAATTGATGGAGCTGTCTTCCCAATGATTGGTTTAGTATTGGCCAGTGCTGTTAAAGTTTTTTATGAATCACCAGACAAGCGAGAGAAAGATGCAACCTTTTGGGGATTGCTCTGTGTTGGCATGGGTGCAATTGCTATGATATCAAAGCTAGCAAATATCCTTCTATTTGCAATCGCTGGTGGGAAACTTATAAAGCGCATCCGTGCTTTGACATTTCGAAGCATAGTACACCAAGAAGTTTCTTGGTTTGATCATCCAGCAAATTCTAGGTGAGTTAATCATATGTTCATTATATCATTGGAATCGAATATTCAAGATACTAATTGTGTCATTTGTTATAGTGGAGCTCTTGGTGGAAAGCTATGTGTCGATGCCCTTAATGTGAGACGCCTTGTAGGCGATAATTTGGCCTTGCTTGTCCAATGCACTGCAACCCTAGTTTGTGGAATATTAATTGCAATGATCGCGGACTGGAAACTTTCATTGATAATCTTATTTGTAATTCCTTTAATCGGTCTACAGGGCTATGCTCAAGTGAGGTTCCTACAGGGGTTCAGTCAAGATGCTAAG ATCATGTATGAAGAAGCAAGCCAAGTTGCAACTGATGCAGTTGGTAGCATCAGAACAGTAGCATCTTATTGTGCTGAGAAGAAAGTGATGACAAAATACAATCAGAAATGTCAAGCTTCTAGATACCAGGGAATAAGAACGGGGATAGTTGGAGGCCTTGGTTTTGGTTTCTCAAACATGATGTTGTTTATGACCTCTGCTCTTTGCTACTATGTTGGTGCAAAGTTTGTTAGTCAAGGCAACTCTACTTTTGGCGATGTCTTCAAG GCTTTCTTTTCTTTAGTTGTGGCCATGCTGGGAGTATCATCAACTGCTGCCATGGCTTCTGACTCGAGCAAGGCTAAGGATTCTGCTTCTTCCATATTTGCAATCTTAGATAGAAAATCTCAAATTGATTCCAGCAGCAACGAAGGTTTAACCTTGGAGCTTGTCAAGGGTGACATTGAATTTACGCATATCAGTTTCAGATACCCATCCCGTCCAGATGTTCAAATCTTCAGTGACTTTACCTTGAGCATCCCCTCTGGGAAG ACTGTGGCACTTGTTGGTCAGAGTGGCAGCGGCAAGTCTACAGCAATTGCGTTACTAGAACGGTTTTATGATCCTGATTCTGGTGTAATCTTATTAGATGGTGTAGAAATCAAGAAACTAGAGATCAGTTGGTTGAGGGACCAGATGGGATTAGTTAGCCAAGAACCAGTGCTTTTCAATGATACGATCCGTGCCAACATAGCTTATGGAAAGAATGAAGAAGTAACTGAGGAAGAGATTGTGGCAGCTGCTAAGGCAGCAAATGCCCACGAGTTCATATCAAGTATGCCAGAGGGGTACAGCACCAGTGTCGGAGAGAGGGGAACCCAATTATCAGGTGGGCAAAAACAACGAATAGCCATTGCAAGGGCCATCGTCAAGGATCCCAGGATACTACTCCTAGATGAGGCGACGAGCGCATTAGATGCTGAGTCAGAGCGCATCGTTCAAGATGCACTGGACCATGTGATGGTTGGAAGGACAACCGTTGTTGTTGCACACCGCCTCTCAACAATCCAAGGCGCTGATATTATTGCAGTCCTGAAGGACGGTGCAATTGTTGAGAAGGGGAGGCACGAGGCACTCATGGGGATTGCCAGTGGAGCTTATGCTTCACTTGTGGAACTTCGCCATAATGTGACATAA